A section of the Lujinxingia litoralis genome encodes:
- a CDS encoding LysR family transcriptional regulator, with protein sequence MFDWESVRYFLAAYETRSFTKAARLLSVEQSTVSRRIAEMERVLDVALFERTSQGLVPTEAAARISGDAEEMARRSRRIQDQAQDLRAQVGGLVRIATTEALAVFVLSRVLPGLSEHHPHLRFEILTGYPSVDLMRREADLALRFERPHRGEYAVQRVAQLPTAVLGLERWRHVAPDALPWIDVSMPGFSPSEEAWRKTHVGTPARWTTNSYLMQAELVRQGQGVALMTQSLSTIYPELVPLELDLPPAPVMDLYLVAPLSIRNLPRIDAVWRAIEGLDTLFSP encoded by the coding sequence ATGTTTGATTGGGAGAGCGTGCGCTACTTTCTGGCGGCCTACGAGACGCGAAGTTTCACCAAAGCCGCACGGCTTCTTTCGGTAGAACAATCGACAGTCAGCCGACGCATCGCGGAGATGGAACGGGTCCTCGACGTCGCGCTCTTTGAGCGAACCTCCCAGGGGCTCGTCCCCACCGAAGCCGCCGCCCGCATCTCCGGAGACGCCGAAGAGATGGCCCGACGCTCCCGGCGAATTCAAGATCAGGCGCAGGACCTTCGCGCCCAGGTCGGCGGGCTGGTTCGCATCGCCACGACCGAGGCCCTGGCCGTCTTCGTGCTCTCGCGTGTCTTGCCCGGGCTCTCCGAACACCACCCTCACCTGCGCTTTGAGATCCTGACCGGATATCCCTCGGTGGATCTGATGCGCCGCGAGGCTGACCTGGCGCTGCGATTCGAGCGTCCGCACCGCGGTGAATACGCGGTGCAACGCGTCGCGCAGCTCCCTACGGCGGTGCTGGGTCTGGAGCGTTGGCGCCACGTCGCCCCCGATGCCCTGCCCTGGATTGACGTCAGCATGCCCGGATTTTCCCCCTCGGAAGAAGCCTGGCGAAAGACCCACGTCGGAACCCCGGCCCGCTGGACGACCAACAGCTACCTGATGCAGGCGGAGCTGGTCCGCCAGGGTCAGGGCGTGGCGCTGATGACACAATCCCTGAGCACCATCTATCCCGAGCTCGTGCCCCTGGAGCTGGATCTGCCCCCGGCGCCGGTGATGGACCTCTATCTGGTGGCGCCCCTGAGCATTCGCAACCTGCCCCGAATCGACGCGGTATGGAGGGCGATCGAGGGCCTTGATACGCTCTTCTCGCCATGA
- a CDS encoding NAD(P)H-dependent oxidoreductase has product MPDILVIDAHPDPSPQRFGHALAEAYADEIRGGGAPVRVLRLSDLSFEPVLRDSRDIPQPWEPDLHDAMEAIAQSRWVTLVFPTWWAGPPALLKGFIDRVMLPGVAYRHEGKALPTGLLAGRGARIVTTMDAPSWWYTLAHRRSVHGSMIQGTLRYVGFGPVRDTTVYTLRELSEEQREQKLRQVRIAARKDLARARTCQPVYDEVLADALAMRAPRAEGALASVQHSF; this is encoded by the coding sequence ATGCCTGACATTCTCGTGATCGATGCCCACCCCGACCCCTCACCGCAGCGCTTCGGACATGCGCTGGCCGAGGCCTACGCCGACGAGATCCGTGGTGGCGGGGCCCCGGTACGCGTACTTCGGTTGAGCGATCTGAGCTTTGAGCCTGTGCTGCGCGATAGCCGTGACATCCCCCAGCCCTGGGAGCCGGACCTGCATGACGCCATGGAGGCCATCGCCCAATCGAGGTGGGTGACCCTTGTGTTTCCCACCTGGTGGGCCGGGCCGCCCGCGTTGCTCAAGGGGTTCATCGACCGGGTGATGTTGCCGGGCGTCGCGTATCGCCATGAGGGGAAGGCGTTGCCCACGGGGCTGCTGGCAGGTCGAGGCGCCAGGATCGTGACCACCATGGATGCGCCGAGCTGGTGGTACACGCTGGCCCATCGCCGATCGGTGCATGGCAGCATGATTCAGGGGACGCTGCGCTACGTCGGGTTCGGGCCGGTTCGGGATACGACCGTGTACACGTTGCGAGAACTCTCGGAGGAGCAACGCGAGCAGAAGTTGCGTCAGGTGCGCATCGCCGCGCGCAAGGACCTGGCTCGCGCGCGTACCTGTCAGCCGGTCTACGATGAGGTGCTCGCTGACGCGCTGGCGATGCGGGCCCCCCGGGCTGAGGGAGCGCTGGCGAGCGTGCAACACTCCTTTTGA
- the grpE gene encoding nucleotide exchange factor GrpE, which translates to MRLHLRDLMRRGSAFTQNVLDALVQEVEELRARVKRYEQTQTELQDALRQERLEKRALEQRLRQEHRESERLREELHNQRPRDTAEPSPPPPVDHERAALEKQIALLIAESKALQERVGEASEQASQQERVRLLRGLGELMDSLGRAIQHSEGPMREGLLGIEAQFVRFLRDEGVELLGKVGEPLNPWLHQAVDVRESEALSRGQIVEVVRPGFRLSDGTVLRHAEVVVAS; encoded by the coding sequence ATGCGACTTCATCTCCGAGACCTGATGCGCCGCGGCAGTGCCTTCACCCAGAACGTCCTCGACGCCCTGGTTCAGGAGGTCGAAGAGCTTCGAGCCCGTGTCAAACGCTACGAGCAGACGCAGACCGAGCTTCAGGATGCGCTGCGCCAGGAGCGCCTCGAAAAGCGCGCCCTGGAGCAACGCCTTCGCCAGGAGCACCGTGAGAGCGAGCGGCTGCGCGAAGAACTCCACAACCAGCGCCCCCGCGATACCGCGGAGCCCTCCCCGCCGCCCCCGGTCGACCACGAGCGCGCCGCCCTCGAAAAGCAAATTGCCCTCTTGATCGCCGAGTCCAAAGCGCTCCAGGAGCGCGTGGGCGAAGCCTCCGAGCAGGCCAGCCAGCAGGAGCGCGTGCGCCTGCTCCGCGGCCTTGGCGAGTTGATGGACTCGCTGGGGCGCGCCATTCAGCACAGCGAAGGCCCCATGCGCGAGGGCCTTCTGGGCATCGAGGCCCAATTTGTGCGCTTTCTACGCGACGAAGGCGTCGAACTCCTGGGCAAGGTCGGCGAGCCTTTAAACCCCTGGCTGCACCAGGCGGTGGATGTACGGGAGAGCGAGGCGTTGTCCCGGGGGCAGATCGTGGAGGTGGTCCGCCCGGGCTTTCGCCTCAGCGACGGCACCGTGCTTCGCCACGCCGAGGTGGTCGTCGCCTCCTGA
- a CDS encoding lysophospholipid acyltransferase family protein: MSRLYRVTRRLLRRAVRYYFSEIQASGQELIPHSGPLIFAANHPNSIMDTVLLGTQTRRQIRYMARSGLFKNLAARTLFHEFGVIPIYRAEDGGGTSQNADSFEEAYRALEEGGCIGIFPEGRNSLERKIRELKTGTARIALAVEARNGFTLGTRIQPVGLNFEDRDRVHSRVLLRFGEPIEVKGYAEQYHQAPREAVRELTARLQEEMRRLSTHIQDERDHALVADIAAMYGTELQAQLARGEDIAPELYDRLDRPTLPSEKAPRESTDLEARFELEQRIANTVAHYQHQAPARVARVRMDVRRYRDHLAQLKLRDGLLAENPLHRPRHREALKLTLLVVLFGPLAFFGFLNNVLPALLVRAVARRAPDEPIVAIAGFVAGLIAFPLFYALQARALWVHTDLSPWWIALYVLSLPTAGLAFLRWWRRVRVYRDRILFRTFFRTRRNLLDAVERERQSLITTFEDLHASYVREHRLLQGSERGASLPVPRPTEGQEQR, from the coding sequence ATGTCTCGACTCTACCGCGTAACCCGACGCCTCTTACGTCGAGCCGTCAGGTACTATTTCTCGGAGATTCAGGCCTCCGGTCAGGAGCTCATTCCACACAGCGGACCGCTGATCTTTGCGGCCAACCACCCCAACTCCATCATGGACACGGTGCTGCTCGGCACCCAGACTCGCCGCCAGATCCGGTACATGGCGCGCAGCGGACTTTTTAAAAATCTGGCCGCCCGCACGCTCTTTCACGAGTTCGGAGTGATCCCGATCTACCGCGCCGAAGACGGTGGGGGCACGTCCCAGAACGCCGACAGCTTTGAAGAGGCCTACCGCGCGCTCGAAGAAGGCGGCTGCATCGGCATCTTTCCCGAGGGGCGAAATTCGCTGGAGCGCAAGATCCGGGAGCTGAAAACGGGCACGGCGCGTATCGCGCTGGCCGTCGAGGCGCGCAACGGCTTTACGCTGGGCACCCGTATTCAGCCGGTCGGACTGAACTTTGAGGATCGCGATCGTGTGCACTCCCGGGTGCTGCTTCGCTTCGGCGAGCCGATTGAGGTCAAAGGGTATGCCGAGCAGTACCACCAGGCCCCCCGGGAGGCGGTGCGCGAGCTGACCGCGCGGCTACAAGAAGAGATGCGCCGGCTCTCCACGCATATTCAGGACGAGCGCGATCATGCGCTGGTGGCCGACATCGCCGCGATGTACGGCACTGAGCTCCAGGCCCAGCTGGCCCGGGGCGAAGACATCGCCCCGGAGCTCTACGATCGCCTCGACCGCCCCACTCTCCCCTCGGAGAAGGCCCCCCGGGAGAGCACCGATCTGGAGGCCCGCTTTGAGCTTGAGCAGCGCATTGCCAACACCGTGGCGCACTATCAGCACCAGGCCCCCGCGCGGGTGGCTCGGGTTCGTATGGATGTTCGCCGCTACCGCGATCATCTCGCGCAGCTGAAATTGCGTGACGGACTGCTGGCCGAGAACCCCCTGCATCGCCCCCGTCACCGCGAGGCGCTCAAGCTGACCCTGCTGGTCGTGCTCTTTGGGCCGCTGGCCTTCTTTGGGTTTCTCAACAACGTGCTTCCCGCGCTGCTGGTCCGCGCGGTGGCCAGACGCGCCCCCGATGAGCCCATCGTTGCCATCGCCGGCTTTGTCGCCGGCCTGATCGCATTTCCTCTCTTCTATGCCTTGCAGGCCCGGGCGCTCTGGGTGCACACCGATCTCTCCCCCTGGTGGATCGCCCTCTACGTGCTCAGCCTACCGACGGCCGGGCTGGCCTTTTTGCGCTGGTGGCGAAGGGTCCGCGTCTACCGCGATCGCATTCTCTTTCGCACCTTCTTTCGCACCCGTCGCAACCTTCTCGACGCCGTGGAACGCGAACGTCAGAGCCTCATCACCACCTTTGAGGACCTTCACGCCAGCTACGTTCGGGAACACCGTCTGCTGCAAGGCTCCGAGCGTGGGGCATCGCTCCCTGTACCACGGCCCACCGAGGGTCAGGAGCAGCGCTAA
- a CDS encoding integrase core domain-containing protein produces the protein PRVSDDNPYSEALFRTLKYRPEYPQKPFKTREEAQAWVDGFSDWYNDEHLHSAIGFVTPSARHHGHDTAQLAARRRVYEAAKRRHPQRWTGAVRCWESPAEVYLNPSKLTRSRLEMEGCA, from the coding sequence CCCCCGTGTCAGCGACGACAACCCCTACTCCGAGGCGCTTTTTCGCACACTTAAATACCGGCCGGAGTACCCCCAGAAGCCTTTTAAAACACGCGAAGAAGCGCAGGCCTGGGTCGACGGATTCAGCGACTGGTACAACGACGAGCACCTCCACAGCGCCATCGGCTTTGTCACCCCGAGCGCGCGGCATCACGGCCACGACACAGCCCAACTCGCCGCGCGCCGTCGTGTCTACGAGGCCGCGAAACGCCGCCATCCCCAGCGTTGGACCGGTGCAGTCCGCTGTTGGGAGTCCCCGGCTGAGGTGTATCTGAACCCCTCAAAACTCACGCGCTCCAGGCTCGAGATGGAGGGCTGTGCGTAG
- a CDS encoding N-6 DNA methylase has protein sequence MSTDQTSLADWLRSERTAAGFSIPQLASAISASPDDLKAWEAGKDVPTVAMIHALREVFKAAAASEPSSAKSAKASDASAERSRDIDFENKLFKAADKLRNNMDAAEYKHVVLGLIFLKYISDAFEERHAALEKEPHADPEDRDEYLADNIFWVPPAARWSYLQSNARQTTIGKLIDDAMVAIERDNPRLKGVLPKRYNRPALDKHTLGELIDLIGSIGLGGRENRSRDILGRVYEYFLGQFASAEGKRGGQFYTPRPVVQTLVEMLAPYRGRVYDPCCGSGGMFVQSETFIEDHGGRREDISVYGQESNPTTWKLAKMNLAIRGIDADLGGQHADTFHEDLHKDLKADYVLANPPFNSSDWGGDRLLDDPRWKYGVPPTGNANYAWIQHFLHHLAPTGTAGFVMANGSMSTQQSGEGDIRQKLVEEDLVDCIVALPGQLFFSTQIPVCLWFLTRNKSGGGKTAFRDRRGETLFIDARKMGEMISRTQRELTADDIQTIAGTYHAWRGDQGADHYISIKNL, from the coding sequence ATGAGCACCGACCAAACATCGCTCGCCGACTGGCTGCGCTCCGAGCGCACCGCCGCGGGCTTCTCCATCCCCCAACTCGCCAGCGCCATCAGCGCCTCCCCCGACGATCTCAAAGCCTGGGAGGCCGGCAAAGACGTGCCCACCGTGGCCATGATCCACGCGCTGCGCGAGGTCTTTAAAGCCGCGGCCGCCTCCGAGCCGTCGAGCGCCAAGAGCGCCAAAGCCTCCGACGCATCAGCCGAGCGCTCCCGCGACATCGACTTTGAAAACAAACTCTTCAAAGCCGCCGACAAGCTCCGCAACAACATGGACGCCGCCGAATACAAGCACGTCGTCCTGGGCCTGATCTTTCTCAAATACATCTCCGACGCCTTCGAAGAGCGCCACGCCGCACTCGAAAAAGAGCCCCACGCAGACCCCGAAGACCGCGACGAATATTTAGCCGACAACATCTTCTGGGTGCCCCCGGCCGCCCGCTGGTCCTACCTGCAGAGCAACGCCCGCCAGACCACCATCGGCAAACTCATCGACGACGCCATGGTCGCCATCGAGCGCGACAACCCTCGCCTCAAAGGCGTGCTCCCCAAGCGCTACAACCGCCCCGCCCTCGACAAACACACCCTCGGCGAGCTCATCGATCTGATCGGCAGCATCGGCCTGGGCGGGCGCGAGAACCGCTCCCGCGACATCCTCGGGCGTGTCTACGAATACTTCCTCGGCCAATTCGCCAGCGCCGAAGGCAAACGCGGCGGCCAGTTCTACACCCCTCGCCCCGTCGTCCAGACACTCGTCGAAATGCTCGCCCCTTACCGCGGCCGCGTCTACGACCCCTGCTGCGGCTCAGGCGGCATGTTCGTCCAGAGCGAAACCTTCATCGAAGACCACGGTGGCCGCCGCGAAGACATCAGCGTCTACGGCCAGGAGTCCAACCCCACCACCTGGAAGCTCGCCAAGATGAACCTCGCCATCCGAGGCATCGACGCAGACCTCGGCGGCCAGCACGCCGACACCTTCCACGAAGACCTCCACAAAGACCTCAAGGCCGACTACGTCCTCGCCAACCCGCCCTTTAACTCCAGCGACTGGGGCGGCGACCGCCTCCTCGACGATCCCCGCTGGAAGTACGGCGTCCCCCCTACCGGCAATGCCAACTACGCCTGGATCCAACACTTCCTCCACCACCTCGCCCCCACCGGCACCGCGGGCTTCGTCATGGCCAACGGCTCCATGTCCACCCAGCAGAGCGGCGAGGGCGACATCCGCCAGAAGCTGGTCGAGGAAGACCTGGTCGACTGCATCGTCGCGCTGCCCGGCCAGCTCTTCTTCAGCACCCAGATCCCCGTCTGCCTCTGGTTCCTCACCCGCAACAAATCCGGCGGCGGCAAAACCGCCTTCCGCGACCGCCGCGGCGAAACCCTCTTCATCGACGCCCGCAAAATGGGCGAGATGATCTCCCGCACCCAACGCGAGCTCACCGCCGACGACATCCAAACCATCGCCGGCACCTACCACGCCTGGCGCGGCGATCAGGGCGCTGACCACTACATATCCATAAAAAACCTCTAA
- a CDS encoding DEAD/DEAH box helicase, which translates to MFDPTTENFIQQARQLRNLDLEELPQLLTEAYAKVVTARLRLADPSGDYNPEDNEWKNQIRVLEKLASTYEVVSLLLPESHEQLPPTAFVAASAHYARSRFARKVKNQHIDSHLDRWHLSPEISAAILFIIGEHHADAAEVGKLLAPHDSKLKKPSRPDRFVEKALSLLVAGDGASLANLTALNFTFNLSQDDIEDRAVDQLWIHLFNGIRALASTILGNTDEDPQYYFQLVDDATAINREFTPLSDSSEFSFYAPGPRHLALLLKRASNGLLLASVTKLGPPQAVNPHQWRAFTTHYAIEKPILWKNHTKAIREGILNTGQSAVLSFPTGAGKSTMAELRAVTEVLRGRNVLYLAPTRALVKQVQRKMTQIFEHMSDVHVYGSIEIDPSSIPDANVLIMTPEACLALLSGNSEAFSNLGLLVIDEFHNLSGVSIDQAADGNLPSRRAIDATLALTRLVDRYPKIDVQLLSAMVANGQNVADWISSLLERNCIAWQDQWKPTRQVRGVVAYNKQELNELQDKLNLSKQKKESINAVKPKMTAVPWGVFCHRQIWNSTATYQIIRLLSESVTLNISKWWKLTANRNFVAAKLAAALIRAGIRPIVFAQDIRAVGSIAKTIANELLPFTLEKPPVDSIKRAIALEELGSAKALISAKGGIVGVHHALLLPAEQEAMEESFCTYKTMVAMVTTSTLAQGMNLPAEVVVLAGDSRWEVDEFGQGTHVGLPVHEVLNAAGRAGRAGMYAHGLVVIVPSESIFAIEQKEDGTEFTGLNRAMELLGKPDQCFNFTDPVEQLLDKITTNDPLPSLCTYFLRRFERIDDDTEDHLNTKILRSTFGYFSSQGSKRKEYEKLINTAVWKAKNLKEYERIESIHLDIASSMGVDPAGIHILDAHLPEPDEALHFTVSDWTRWLTSHLQETPLQLETLLYLQASGLLQIFGENKENDTYLSRLTAITDGLHITIPAWIEGMPLIKIEELLFRHSGRKKRSKQLDLSRRFHNQTSRALGSAATLLQRVWNARYSSGVQHIPLSLEVLPECVRFGLNTPEKLALYYLLSAQGPTSRVATHRQFSLIQDIIDQSPSKESFSGVRIRVKSAAEAAGLIETPDDI; encoded by the coding sequence ATGTTTGACCCAACTACTGAAAACTTTATCCAACAAGCCCGGCAACTTCGAAACCTCGATCTCGAAGAGCTACCACAACTACTTACGGAAGCTTATGCGAAAGTTGTGACTGCACGCTTACGCCTTGCAGATCCAAGCGGTGACTACAATCCTGAAGACAATGAATGGAAAAACCAAATCCGAGTTCTTGAAAAACTTGCATCTACCTATGAAGTAGTATCTCTACTTTTACCGGAATCTCACGAACAGCTTCCACCAACAGCGTTTGTGGCAGCTTCAGCACATTACGCAAGGAGCCGGTTTGCTCGAAAAGTTAAAAATCAACACATCGACTCCCATTTAGATCGATGGCACTTAAGTCCAGAAATATCGGCCGCGATTCTTTTCATAATAGGGGAACATCATGCAGACGCAGCCGAAGTCGGAAAGCTACTTGCACCGCATGATTCAAAACTAAAAAAACCTTCAAGACCCGATCGCTTCGTAGAGAAAGCATTATCACTTCTTGTAGCCGGTGATGGAGCATCACTCGCAAACCTGACCGCATTAAATTTTACATTCAACCTATCTCAAGACGACATTGAGGACCGCGCCGTTGACCAACTATGGATCCACTTATTCAACGGTATACGCGCGCTAGCCTCAACAATTCTCGGCAACACAGACGAAGATCCACAATATTACTTTCAACTCGTAGACGACGCCACGGCGATAAATCGGGAATTCACTCCACTATCCGACTCAAGCGAATTTTCATTTTATGCCCCTGGACCTCGCCACCTGGCATTGTTGTTAAAACGAGCCAGCAATGGTCTTCTTCTGGCTTCTGTTACAAAACTAGGCCCACCACAGGCCGTTAATCCCCATCAGTGGCGTGCATTTACAACACACTATGCGATTGAAAAACCGATACTTTGGAAAAATCATACGAAAGCAATTCGAGAAGGGATCTTGAACACAGGTCAATCTGCCGTTCTGTCGTTTCCCACTGGGGCGGGAAAATCGACAATGGCGGAACTTCGCGCTGTTACGGAGGTTTTACGAGGACGGAATGTCCTCTATTTAGCCCCCACTCGCGCACTAGTAAAACAAGTACAACGAAAAATGACCCAAATCTTTGAGCACATGAGCGATGTTCATGTGTATGGATCGATTGAAATAGACCCATCGAGCATTCCAGATGCAAACGTATTAATTATGACACCAGAAGCATGTCTGGCACTACTTTCTGGAAATAGTGAAGCGTTTTCTAACTTAGGCCTTTTAGTTATCGACGAATTTCATAACCTTTCTGGCGTTTCGATAGATCAAGCAGCAGATGGAAATTTACCAAGTCGACGCGCGATTGATGCCACACTAGCGCTTACGCGGTTGGTCGACAGATATCCGAAAATTGATGTTCAATTACTCTCCGCTATGGTCGCGAACGGACAGAACGTGGCCGATTGGATATCATCACTATTAGAGCGAAACTGTATTGCCTGGCAGGACCAATGGAAGCCAACACGCCAGGTTCGCGGCGTCGTGGCATATAATAAACAAGAACTAAATGAACTCCAAGATAAGCTAAACCTATCCAAGCAAAAAAAAGAATCCATCAACGCCGTTAAGCCAAAAATGACCGCTGTTCCATGGGGCGTATTTTGCCATCGGCAAATATGGAACTCTACTGCCACATACCAAATAATTCGATTGCTCTCCGAGTCTGTAACATTAAACATTTCAAAATGGTGGAAGCTAACCGCCAATCGCAATTTTGTGGCGGCAAAACTTGCTGCTGCACTTATTCGCGCAGGGATAAGACCAATAGTTTTTGCGCAGGACATTCGAGCAGTTGGATCAATTGCCAAGACCATAGCAAATGAGTTACTTCCCTTTACTCTTGAAAAACCTCCTGTCGACTCCATTAAACGGGCAATCGCACTTGAAGAACTTGGCAGTGCTAAAGCATTAATTTCTGCGAAAGGGGGTATTGTCGGCGTCCACCACGCTCTTTTATTACCAGCAGAACAAGAAGCGATGGAGGAATCTTTCTGTACATATAAAACAATGGTGGCAATGGTCACGACTTCCACGTTGGCACAAGGCATGAACTTACCTGCGGAAGTAGTCGTTCTTGCGGGCGATAGTCGATGGGAAGTTGATGAATTTGGTCAAGGAACGCATGTGGGATTACCCGTGCATGAAGTTCTAAATGCTGCTGGACGTGCCGGACGCGCAGGCATGTATGCTCACGGACTTGTCGTTATTGTTCCAAGCGAGTCAATATTTGCCATAGAACAAAAAGAAGACGGCACAGAGTTCACTGGCTTAAATCGTGCTATGGAGTTATTAGGCAAACCAGACCAATGCTTTAATTTTACAGATCCAGTGGAGCAGCTTTTAGACAAAATCACTACAAATGACCCACTCCCTAGTTTATGCACTTACTTTTTGCGCCGATTTGAACGAATTGATGATGACACAGAAGACCATTTAAACACTAAAATACTGCGTTCAACTTTTGGATATTTTAGCTCTCAAGGCTCCAAAAGAAAAGAATACGAAAAATTAATAAATACCGCTGTATGGAAAGCTAAAAACCTAAAAGAGTACGAAAGGATTGAATCAATCCACCTCGACATAGCAAGCTCCATGGGGGTTGATCCGGCGGGTATTCATATATTAGATGCGCACCTTCCTGAACCCGATGAAGCACTACACTTCACGGTATCAGATTGGACCCGGTGGCTAACATCCCACTTACAAGAGACCCCTCTACAACTGGAAACATTACTCTACCTTCAAGCATCTGGCCTACTTCAAATCTTCGGCGAGAACAAAGAGAACGATACATATCTCTCAAGGTTAACTGCAATTACGGATGGACTTCACATTACTATCCCTGCGTGGATTGAAGGAATGCCTCTTATCAAAATTGAAGAACTTTTATTTCGACACAGCGGAAGAAAAAAGCGATCCAAACAACTTGATCTTTCCAGACGTTTTCACAATCAGACCAGCCGAGCTCTTGGCAGCGCCGCAACGCTGCTCCAACGCGTTTGGAACGCGCGTTATAGCTCAGGTGTTCAACACATACCTCTTTCGCTTGAAGTATTGCCTGAGTGTGTTCGCTTCGGCTTAAATACACCCGAAAAATTGGCGCTATATTATTTACTTTCTGCTCAAGGCCCAACTTCCCGAGTCGCCACACATAGGCAGTTTTCACTCATTCAAGACATCATAGACCAAAGCCCCTCAAAAGAATCGTTTTCCGGTGTTCGTATTCGAGTAAAATCTGCTGCGGAAGCTGCCGGACTAATCGAAACGCCTGACGACATTTAG
- a CDS encoding DUF6444 domain-containing protein, which translates to MGETPRDWRDERIAELEQLLHEALQRIAELERMLDLNSQNSSKPPSTDNERARKRRPRRKPSGRAPGGQPGHQGHCRELLPEEQVDQIQQHIPPSCRECGQELSAQDATGRPTRHQVFELVPKLVECTEHQIVSCRCPACGETTRSVLPAEIAHSGWGPRLVSLNNTLSIICRDSRRILPP; encoded by the coding sequence ATGGGCGAGACACCACGAGACTGGCGGGATGAGCGTATCGCGGAGCTGGAGCAACTGCTGCACGAAGCGCTGCAACGTATTGCAGAGCTTGAGCGGATGCTCGACTTAAACTCGCAGAACTCTTCAAAGCCGCCCTCCACTGACAACGAACGAGCACGCAAGAGGCGGCCGCGTAGAAAGCCTTCCGGCCGCGCGCCAGGTGGACAACCGGGGCATCAAGGCCATTGCCGCGAGTTGTTGCCCGAGGAGCAGGTCGACCAAATTCAACAACATATCCCGCCGAGTTGTCGCGAATGCGGCCAGGAGTTGTCGGCGCAGGATGCCACCGGTCGTCCGACGCGCCATCAGGTCTTTGAACTCGTGCCGAAACTGGTTGAGTGCACCGAACATCAAATCGTCTCCTGCCGGTGTCCGGCCTGTGGCGAAACCACGCGAAGTGTATTGCCCGCCGAGATTGCTCACAGCGGGTGGGGCCCGCGACTTGTGAGCTTAAACAACACACTCTCAATCATTTGCCGAGATAGCCGACGTATTCTGCCCCCCTGA